Sequence from the Microcoleus sp. bin38.metabat.b11b12b14.051 genome:
CGGGTTTGTGCAGCAGAGACATAAAGTCATCGGCTTCATAAATCCCCATATCTACTAAGGTGTCGGCGATATCGTCAGCTTCGTCAATGTTTTCATCTTCTAGTTGACCGACTAAAGTTCGCTTTAATTTCCTTTCTTCTTTAGCTGTCAAAGTTACATCTTTTTGCAGCGATTGATTTAGTAACATGAAGAAATTTTCAGATTCTTCATGAGAAAATGATTCAAAAAGTGCAGGCAAGTTAGAAAGGGTTTGTCCCAAGAATTTGCTCATATTTCCGGCACTGGATCGGATCGCACCCAGTGGAGTATTTAGTTCGTGAGCAACTCCAGCTACTAATTGTCCTAAAGCCGCCATTTTTTCCGATTGAACTAACTCTTCTTGGGTAGTTTCTAGGTGATCTAATGCTGTTTTTAGTTCCTGGGTTCTTTCAGTAACTTGAACTTCGAGAGTGCGGTTGTATTCTGCTACTAATTTTTCTGATTCTTTGCGTAAGGTAATGTCGGTAAAAGCTGCAATAGCATAATTGACATTCCCCTTTTCATCATAAATTGGCGTCCCCCAAACTTCTAGGGGAACATTCCTATTTGCCTGGTGAATTTCTATGTCGTCAACGTTAACACTTGCTCCTTGAAAAGCACAAAGTATCGGGTCTTTTTCTTGAGGGTAGAGTTCCCCACTGTCTGCGAGATAAATTTGATATATCTCTCGAATTTCTTCAGATTTAATATCGTCAACTATGCCTTTGCCAAGCAAGGATTGAGCCCGAGAATTGATGTAGTAGGGTTTACCACTGGGTTCTGCTACAAATATCCCGACAGGTACGGCTTCCAAAATTTGGTTTAGCCGGCTTTTACTCTCGGACAATTCAGCATTCAAATTTTGCATTTCCTCAAAAGAAAATTGCAGTTCCTCTGCCATACTTTTAAATGAGTTTGCAAGTTCACCAACTTCATCGTTGCGGTTAATTTCTACAGTTTTATTCCAGTGACCTTTAGTAATATTTTTGGCTGCTTGATTCAAATATAAAATTGGCTTTGTCACCCATCTGGCCGTGAGTATGCCGACAATTATAGCTGTTGCCAAAGCTGCAACGCACAGCAAAACGGTAGTTTTGTTGTTAGCATTAATTTGTTCCAAGAAATCTGATTCGGGAATAATTACTACAATCAGCCAGTCCAAACCTTTATCATCTTTTAGCGGCGTAACCTGCATGAATTGTCGCTCGTCTTTAATCTTAAAGCTAAGCTGTTGGGTTTGCTGAATGTTGTTGAGGTTGCCAAAGTATTCTTGCAGGTATTTTGTAGTGAGGCTGATGGCGGCGTTTTGGCTAGCTGTTGCTGCAATTCTTTCTGTCTCTTCACCCTTGATTAGATATACGGGATCTTGAGTTGATGTTGTAATTAAATCGCCCGATCGCTCTATAATAAATGTCTGTCCAGATTTGCCAATTTTTAACTTTTGGAGGAACTCGTTAACTCGCGAAAACAGCAAATCAGTGCCGAAAATTGCCTGCAACTGTCCCGATTCGTCGTATAATGGCTGCGCCGCTGTAATTCCCAGTCCTTTGCTGGTAAAGTCGGCATAAATTTTGCTCCAAGTTGCAGTTTGTGCTTCGCTGGCTGCTGTGTACCAGGGACGGACTCGCGGGTCAAATTTAGGTTTTACCTTGACTAAGTTAACAGGTTCACCGCGGTTGTTGGCAGCATAATAATTCATGTTACCTTCTGTAAGTTCGCTGCGTTCTTGCAATAAAAAATCACCCTCGTTTGTGCGTCGTGCAGCAATGAAATCTCCTGCGGGAGTGGCAAGATATGTAACGCTTACTGTGTCGAAAGTTTGCAGGTGCTTCCAGAAGTGGCGCTGTATTTTTGGAGTATCTTGCAAGTTTAGATCCCCCAGTTCAAAAGCATTGGCTTTGAATTGATTTAGTTGGTGGGGAAATGTCATGTATGCTTGGACGCGTTCGGAGATGCGATCGCTAATTTCTTGCCGCAATTTGGTAGCAACTTCGTTAACTGCTTGCTGTCCGTTGCGAAATGACAAATACCCTACAACTCCGACTGCTGCGACAATTTGCAAAACGAAAGGAACTATTAAAACTGTTCGCAAGGGGAGGGAGCGAACTGATTTTACCGCTATTTTTTTAGGGGATTTGGTTGCTTTGAAAAGTTGGATGTTTGAAGGAGTAGTCATGCTTGAAAAAACTTGTTGTTTACGAAATACTTTCTCGATTTCATTAGTTGCACCCCAACAAGTTATGGATTGTTGATCCCAGCACCCCGATTGTGAATTTGGTCTTGTTTAATGCAGGCAAAAATTGCGGTTGCACTATAGCAAATCGTCTGCAAACAGCGATCGCACCATCAAATATTTCTTTATTGACTTGGTTGCAACTACTACTTGAGGTGGGCGACATCCACCCCTAAAAATTCGATGCCTACTCGCAAGCACCGCTATAGAGTATTTCCCTTTTCCTCAGCGCTGTCAAAAAAATGATGCCGTAAATGGGCAGGCAGTTCTTCTGGCGATCGGCTGCAATAAAAAATCACAAATCCTTAAGATTTGGGCTCGCACTGGCAATTTATTTGACAAAAGGAATTAGAGTAAAGCAACTATAATTAGTTATACAACAAAATGGAGGGAATATCCGGATTGTTTGGGAATTTGTAGAAGTTGCAGGACTGAGGTAGAGCTTTCATCTGTAAGGTGCGGTGTAGATCAGCTTAGTTGTTGCTATGAGTAGCATTTAAAACTAATTTTTTGCGTTAGTCCTAAGTTGTTACCTAGTACATTTCATCTCAACACTAGCTTGACCCCCCGATCGCTCGCAGGGAAAAAGATATTTTTGCCCCCAGCACCTACCACTTTTGGGAATAAAAATGATAAAAACGCGGTTATTTTTAAGGGGAATTGGGAGCGGATTACCGGAGCGCAAGCGCAGGAAAAACGCTAAATTTTCCGGTTTATTTCAGATGATATCTCAAATAAACATATTTGATTTTGGGAAGCACATACATTAGCAATTTGTCTTAATAGTTTAAGCCAATTGGCTTATTTTTGGCAGATCCAGCTCGCTCACAGCACAAAGGGTGCGATCGCCCGATCGCTCTGGGATGAAACCTATAGCAGTGGACAGTGGACAGAAGAGCGCGCTCGCGAAGTCGAAGAGTGGACACTGCTATAACGTTCATCTCTGCGGACAAAAAAGCGTTAATAATTGCGTATTCAGCTATATCTTACAGATTAGGGCGCTGGATGCCAGAAAGTACGGACAAGCGGGCGAGGGAATTTTTTATGGCTTTCTTGGCAATCAAAAGGCTATTTTTGTCTGGTTATTCTCCTCTATTTATAATTATTAATTACCGTAAAATATTAAGGAGATTTAACTTCAGTCTCCTGACTTCTAACTACAGGCGGGGATAGGGGAGGCTCAGGTTCTGCGACATTCAACTGACCGCCGCAGCAGCTCAACTCGTAAAGTTTGGCATTAATTTGATACTCGTACTGACTCAATAGCCTTGCATAAATATAGCCAGCTTTTCCATCCAAAAAGCCGAGCTGAATGAAGTAAAATAAAATAAATCGCAGCAGTGGTTTAAAAGGCAGCCGCACCCAAACTTTTTTAAGAAATCGCTTCCGCTGCACGGCATCTCCAAAGAGGTGAGCGCCAATAGTGCCGCTGTCGCCGCGACCCGTAAGAATATTGTAATAAACGCGAGCTTCCCAATTAGAATAACGGTTATGGCGCTCTATCCAGTGAAATAAATTGCGATAATCCTCGTGGATCATATCATGTTTTAAGTAGCCGACTTGACCTGCTAAAATCACGTGTTCGTGAACTTCGTTGTCACCTGTATTGGGGACGGATTCAGTGCCGAGATTTTCGTAACGGCCTTTTTGATGCTTGAACAAACGCAAATTCCAGTCGGGATAGCGGCCGCCATAACGCAGCCACTGTCCTAAAAAGAAGACTTTGCGGTTGAGGTAGTAGCCGTCAAAACTTGGGTCTTCGATCGCGCGGGCGATTTCGTCCCAAAGCTCCGGAGGAATGCGCTCGTCGCAATCGACAATTAATACCCATTCGTTGCGAAAGGGCAGGTTGTCTAACGACCAATTTTTCTTTTTCGGCCAGCGGTTGTTGAAGTAGAATTGGACTACTTTGGCGCCGCTGTTGATGGCAATTTCAACCGTGCGATCGCTGCTTTGGGAATCAACCATAAAAACTTCATCCGCCCTGGCAATGCTGGCCAGACACGCAGGTAGATTAAGTTCTTCGTCTTTTGCCGGAATGAGAACTGAAACCGGAATCTTTGATGAACTAGATGTCATAATCGAGTGCTTGAACCTGAATGCGGTCGAGTTGTGGTGGATGAAGTGCGATCGGCACCGCGGCGCCGAGTTGGGCGGCGAGGGATATTGCCTATAGCCTAATGCCTGCTGGTCGATTTCGGTGCAAAAATCAGCCCGCGGACTGCCGCACTCAAATAACCGATTTGACCCCAGGCAAAAACGAAATTTTCAAAGCGCAGCCCCGGATCTTTAATGTATTTAAAAGACTTCCAGATGCCCCTGAAGATTCTTTCACCCCCCCGCCCAAGCTGAGCAATACCGGCTCGATCGGACAATTGTTCCCGATAACACTCGCTGATGCCTTGCCACCACCCGCGCTCAAAAAACCAAGCTTTGTTGAGCCTTTCTGTGGCGACATGGTGCAGCACGAGGGCATCAGGGAGATAAACTACTTGCCAACCTAGCTCTAGTGCTAATTCTGTGGCGCGCAATTCTTCATTTGAGAGCAACTTTTTACCAACTCTACCGAGTTTGAGATCGAAGCCGCCAATTTGTTCGAGAAAAGCGCGCCGGATCGAATAGTTTACACCCCTGGGAGTCAAACCAGCAGCAGTTACGTAGAGGCAAGCATCGCCCAAATCGTAGGCTCCCAAGTTTTGGGCTAATCCCGGCGACAGCCAGTCGGGCGGGGAGACTCCACTAGGCCAGAGCAGGTTAACTTTGCCGCCAGCTACGGCTAGTTTTTGATTGGTTTGATAAGCGGAGTGCAGCGCCCTGAGCCAATGCGGATCGGCAACTGCGTCGTCGTCGAGATAAGCTAATATTTCGCTGCGTGCTTCGATCGCGCCGGTGTTCCTGGCTACTGACAGCCCGATTTCCGGTTCCCATACGTACTTGAGGCGCCGATCGCCCAGTCTTGCTTCTACCACCTCGCGGGTGCGCGATATAGAACTCTCGGGACTGGCATAATCGCTAGAAGCGTTATCCACTACTACTACTTCAAAGTTTTCGCCAAAATCCTGTACCAGCAAGCTGTCGATCGCCCCACCTAAATAGGCAGCCCGATTGTGGGTACAAATAATCGCTGATATCTGAGGAAGATGTTGCATAAATAACAGCTTTGCAAATACAGGGGTTCTCGATCGACTTACTCCGATCAGAGTGCGGCATTTAAATTAGCTAACTCCCTCTGAGTTGTCTAACTCTAGCTTACAGTCATCAAAGATAGATGTATGCAGCAAACCACCCAAACTTTTGTTTTTTTACCGGGAAGCGACCCGAAGGAATTCAGTCCCCGCCTTCTTGGTACTTGACCGTTTGACAAAATGTCTATTATAATGCGATCGATGACACAAACATTCAAGTGTTGTTTTTGTCCTACTTCCTACCATTAAAATTTGCTCCCCCGCACAAGGGGATGTACTATTCTTGTGTATAACTGGGCTATTGCTGTGATAACAGACAGATGGAGAGCGAAAGAAAAAGAGAGTTGGATACACAGAAAAGCAGGCAATGCTTGTTCATTCAGTTGAGGTAAGAGCCACAAGAGCGCAGTCTAAGGGATGAGGGCGACCTCTACCTGCAAGGAAGAGGATTGGAGTAATCAATAGTCTGCTTTTAATTTCTAGCTGACAAAAGAGAGGTTTTCAACCAATTATTTATGGTAAGTCGGAATAAAGACGCAAGTGTTAATTTTTTGAATTACTTTGTACAGTAAAAAAAAGCAATTGCCGGAAAGCCTCAAACTATTATTTGGTCATTCAGTCCCTATTTAAATTTGAAAATAGTAGGATGTTGTCTATTTTAATTCCCGGTGCGGAACGCCGGGAGCAACGTTAGATAAGATTTTTATTGAGGATTGACGCACAATTTAAATGTAGAACAGCTTATGAGTTGTTCGCTGTTAAACAATAGCTGGGACAGCTTTTTAAAGCAGGCTGATTTTTATTTGAATGGTAAGCAAGCACAAATTACTGTAAAGTTAAGAACAAAGGCAACGGAGACAGCGGAAAATTCACCAAAAAGAATTGGTTGAAAGCCTCTATTTTTAGGCAGAAATCAAAAGCAGACAAGGGAATTGCTCGAATCGTCTTGCTTTCAGGCAGATGTCGCCCAGATTAGTCAACAGTAAACCTGTTTGCTGTCAACAGTAAACAGGTTGACTGATGGTAAAGTATTTGATTTTTTGTATGTAAAAGCTGACTGATGGCTAACTTAAAAGAGACTGGATCGAGACAATTAATCTTAGTGACTGGGCCGGCCAGAAGTGGCAAAAGTGAATGGGCAGAAACTCTGGCTGCGGATTCGGGAAAACAAGTAATCTATGTGGCTACCGGTACGGTTGATGAAACTGATTTGGAGTGGCGGCGCCGCTTGGAATTGCACCGCAATCGCCGTCCCGCCCATTGGACAACTCTGGAAGTGCCGATCGAATTACCGGCAGTTGTGCGATCGGCCTCTGAGTCGGATTGCTTGTTGATCGATTCCCTCGGAACTTGGACGGCAAATCTTTTAGAACAAGAATCTGCTGTGTGGGCTGCTGCACAGCAAGATTTGCTCGCAGGTTTGAAGTCGGCGGCGGCGGATGTGATTTTGGTAGGAGAGGAAACCGGATGGGGCGTTGTGCCTGCTTATCCGGCGGGACGGCTGTTTCGCGATCGCCTCGGCACTCTCGTGCGCCACATCGGGGCGATCGCCGATGCTGTTTATCTCGCTACGGGTGGTTATGCCTTAAATTTGTGCGCTTTGGGGACACGGCTACCGCCGGGGAAAATTTAACAGACACAGGGGCGATCGACAACCCAGAAAAAAAATCGGTGATTCGCCCACACTTTGAGCTCAATTTCAAGTATAATCCTCACTAGAGATTGAGATATCAAAACTCACAAAAATTACCCAAAAAAATTACTTCCTCTGGTAACAGCACAACAATTAGACAGGGGAAATAGCCAATTTTTGAACGGTAAAAAACCAAATGTCTCTTGAGAAAGAGGGCAAATTTTAACTGAAAGTCTAAAATCACCAATTAGTTGCAGGACTAACTAAAAGTTATGGCGTCAGATAGTGAAGTCAGAAAATATATTGCTTACTGGTTTCAGTTAGGCAAAAAAGTATTAATCCGCAACGGTTCGGAAGCGCTGCTGCCGAAATCGGTAATTGCGGGCGATCGCTACAGCAGCCAATTTGAAGAATGCTGGGAAAAAATCATCTCCCCCGAAAGTGGAGACTGTTACTTGCAAGGTACCAACGAAACAATTGCCGAACTGCTAACACCAACATGGGAAATCAGTCCCTGCGCCCGCTGCGCCATGCCCGTACTGTTAGCCCAAAGCGCCATGCCGCCAGAGTCCTGTCCCTGTAACGACTTAGCAAACTGGCCCGATACCGAAAATCCCCAACCCCGATCGCCCGTCAGTACAAAATTGCAACTCTCAGGGATTCGCGATCGGCTTCTCAGAAGCAGCGGGGAGTGAAGAGGGGGAGAGGGGGAGATGGGGAGAGGGGGAAAGTAGCGATCGAACGCACGGGTGGCCAGAAACCGGGTTTTTCGCGAAATACTTCGCTGCCAACGCTAAATCCCCAAAAAAACCCGGTTTCTTTGGTGGTAGTGCATAAGTTTTTGCCAACTGCCAACTGACAACTCTTCGACTCCCCTCGACTTCGCGGGCGGGCAAGTCGCTCAGCGCAAGCTGTCAACTGCCAACTGCCAACTCTTCGACTCCCCTCGACTTCGCGGGCGGGCAAGTCGCTCAGCGCAAGCTGCCAACTGCCAACTGACAACTGACAACTGCCAACTGCCAACTGCCAACTGCCAACTGCCAACTGACCAATGATTGCGGTTTTATGCCTTAAAGCAGTGGTGACAAGGCGACAAATTGTTACAATGTCTTTACAATGCTTCACACTAGGTCTGAGTTTATGGATGTCAAGACAGTATCGCCAGCCTCCCCGGTAACTTACTCAAATTCAGGGACTCACGCTGCACCCGCCAATCTCCAAGAGGTAGAAACAGTTCCGCTGCCGGTAGTAGCAGTAGAACTCCCGAGTGCTGCTACTCCCCAACCGCTTAAATCTGCCAGAGATATAGCTTACGAGTTGGCAGGAGAAGCTGTGCGCTACGATCCAGTGGCGATCGCAGCCCTGTACCGCAATCGCCCCCTGCAAGTCTGGAGACGGCTGTTGAGCGTTGTTTGGACATTTTTTAGCTTTGCCTTCAGCTTGTGGTTTGACAAAAAAACAGGTCGCAGCGCAGCCAACGAAAAGCGCCGCGCCGCCCGCCTCCGAGAAATTCTCAGCCAACTCGGCCCAGCTTTCATCAAAATCGGGCAAGCACTGTCAACTCGCCCCGACTTAGTGCCGCCCCTATACTTAGAAGAACTAACCACGCTGCAAGACCAATTGCCAGCGTTTCCCAACGAAGTAGCATATCAATTTATACAAGAAGAATTGGGCGCGCATCCCAACGAAATTTACGCTGAAATCACCGCAGATCCGATCGCAGCAGCATCTCTCGGACAAGTCTACAAAGGCAAACTCAAAACCGGCGAAACCGTGGCGATTAAAGTGCAGCGACCCGGTTTAGCCGAAAACATCGGCTTAGATATTTACATCCTGCGGCGCGTCGCACTTTGGGCGCAAAACAACTTCAAAATAATTCGCAGTGACCTCGCAGGAATTATGGACGAGTTGGGCGAGCGGATTTACGAAGAAATGGACTACACCCACGAAGGACAAAATGCCGAACGCTTTGCCGAACTCTACGGAAATCTGAAGGATATTTACGTTCCCAAAATCTACTGGGAATATACCCGCCGCCGCGTGTTGACAATGGAATGGATCACCGGCATCAAACTCACGAATTTGGAAGCCGTCAAGGCTCAAGGAATCGACGCTCCTTACTTGATTGAAGTGGGGGTGCAGTGCTCTCTCAGACAGCTTCTAGAACACGGTTTCTTTCACGCTGACCCGCATCCCGGCAATCTTTTGGCAACTCCTGACGGTCAGTTGGCTTATCTCGATTTTGGGATGATGAGCGAAGTCAAACCTTATCAGCGCTACGGTTTGTTGGAAGCTGTGGTGCATTTGGTCAACCGCGATTTTGAAGGTTTGGCGAGAGATTACGTGAAGTTGGAGTTTTTAACGCCAGATACTGATTTGACGCCAATTATTCCGGCTTTGGCTGGGGTGTTTAACAATGCTTTGGGTGCTAGTGTTGCGGAACTGAATTTCAAGAGCATTACTGATGAACTTTCGGCGGTGATGTACGAGTATCCTTTCCGAGTTCCGGCTTACTATGCTTTGATTATTCGATCGCTCGTGACGTTAGAAGGGATTGCGATTAATGTCGATCCAGAATTCAAAGTGCTGAGTAAAGCTTATCCTTACGTAGCAAAACGGCTGCTGAGCGACCCCGCACCGGAATTGAGAGCTTCTTTGCAAGATTTGCTGTTCAAACAAGGCGAATTCCGCTGGAACCGCTTAGAAAACTTGCTGAACAATGCCCGGGAAAGCGATGATTACGATGTGAGCAAAA
This genomic interval carries:
- a CDS encoding ATP-binding protein; amino-acid sequence: MTTPSNIQLFKATKSPKKIAVKSVRSLPLRTVLIVPFVLQIVAAVGVVGYLSFRNGQQAVNEVATKLRQEISDRISERVQAYMTFPHQLNQFKANAFELGDLNLQDTPKIQRHFWKHLQTFDTVSVTYLATPAGDFIAARRTNEGDFLLQERSELTEGNMNYYAANNRGEPVNLVKVKPKFDPRVRPWYTAASEAQTATWSKIYADFTSKGLGITAAQPLYDESGQLQAIFGTDLLFSRVNEFLQKLKIGKSGQTFIIERSGDLITTSTQDPVYLIKGEETERIAATASQNAAISLTTKYLQEYFGNLNNIQQTQQLSFKIKDERQFMQVTPLKDDKGLDWLIVVIIPESDFLEQINANNKTTVLLCVAALATAIIVGILTARWVTKPILYLNQAAKNITKGHWNKTVEINRNDEVGELANSFKSMAEELQFSFEEMQNLNAELSESKSRLNQILEAVPVGIFVAEPSGKPYYINSRAQSLLGKGIVDDIKSEEIREIYQIYLADSGELYPQEKDPILCAFQGASVNVDDIEIHQANRNVPLEVWGTPIYDEKGNVNYAIAAFTDITLRKESEKLVAEYNRTLEVQVTERTQELKTALDHLETTQEELVQSEKMAALGQLVAGVAHELNTPLGAIRSSAGNMSKFLGQTLSNLPALFESFSHEESENFFMLLNQSLQKDVTLTAKEERKLKRTLVGQLEDENIDEADDIADTLVDMGIYEADDFMSLLHKPERERILDMAYKLTEIQRGTQTINTATDRASKVVFALKNYARHDSSEVMIQSDLVEGIETVLTLYQNNLKHGVEVLRNFAKIEPVLCYPDQLNQVWTNLIHNALQAMDNKGTLTLELSQKSNRVQVAVTDSGKGIPEEVMSKIFEPFFTTKPPGEGTGLGLDIVRRIIEKHRGTIEVASVPGKTTFTVCLPVNPG
- a CDS encoding helix-turn-helix domain-containing protein, whose translation is MLPRTRGCTILVYNWAIAVITDRWRAKEKESWIHRKAGNACSFS
- a CDS encoding AarF/ABC1/UbiB kinase family protein, producing MDVKTVSPASPVTYSNSGTHAAPANLQEVETVPLPVVAVELPSAATPQPLKSARDIAYELAGEAVRYDPVAIAALYRNRPLQVWRRLLSVVWTFFSFAFSLWFDKKTGRSAANEKRRAARLREILSQLGPAFIKIGQALSTRPDLVPPLYLEELTTLQDQLPAFPNEVAYQFIQEELGAHPNEIYAEITADPIAAASLGQVYKGKLKTGETVAIKVQRPGLAENIGLDIYILRRVALWAQNNFKIIRSDLAGIMDELGERIYEEMDYTHEGQNAERFAELYGNLKDIYVPKIYWEYTRRRVLTMEWITGIKLTNLEAVKAQGIDAPYLIEVGVQCSLRQLLEHGFFHADPHPGNLLATPDGQLAYLDFGMMSEVKPYQRYGLLEAVVHLVNRDFEGLARDYVKLEFLTPDTDLTPIIPALAGVFNNALGASVAELNFKSITDELSAVMYEYPFRVPAYYALIIRSLVTLEGIAINVDPEFKVLSKAYPYVAKRLLSDPAPELRASLQDLLFKQGEFRWNRLENLLNNARESDDYDVSKILNQALEYLFSQRGDFIRDRIVAELVKNLDVLSSNAVANAKAVVGEWFGVKAVPVVSPTEQKNLEHIKRIWDILQSTPGFDGMKVLQLLPQLLVKPEVQNMGQKVVGGLAQRAVARLIREFLLASEPAALPPSAAYPKTSPQLSLPAAK
- a CDS encoding glycosyltransferase family 2 protein gives rise to the protein MQHLPQISAIICTHNRAAYLGGAIDSLLVQDFGENFEVVVVDNASSDYASPESSISRTREVVEARLGDRRLKYVWEPEIGLSVARNTGAIEARSEILAYLDDDAVADPHWLRALHSAYQTNQKLAVAGGKVNLLWPSGVSPPDWLSPGLAQNLGAYDLGDACLYVTAAGLTPRGVNYSIRRAFLEQIGGFDLKLGRVGKKLLSNEELRATELALELGWQVVYLPDALVLHHVATERLNKAWFFERGWWQGISECYREQLSDRAGIAQLGRGGERIFRGIWKSFKYIKDPGLRFENFVFAWGQIGYLSAAVRGLIFAPKSTSRH
- the cobU gene encoding bifunctional adenosylcobinamide kinase/adenosylcobinamide-phosphate guanylyltransferase; amino-acid sequence: MANLKETGSRQLILVTGPARSGKSEWAETLAADSGKQVIYVATGTVDETDLEWRRRLELHRNRRPAHWTTLEVPIELPAVVRSASESDCLLIDSLGTWTANLLEQESAVWAAAQQDLLAGLKSAAADVILVGEETGWGVVPAYPAGRLFRDRLGTLVRHIGAIADAVYLATGGYALNLCALGTRLPPGKI
- a CDS encoding glycosyltransferase family 2 protein, which translates into the protein MTSSSSKIPVSVLIPAKDEELNLPACLASIARADEVFMVDSQSSDRTVEIAINSGAKVVQFYFNNRWPKKKNWSLDNLPFRNEWVLIVDCDERIPPELWDEIARAIEDPSFDGYYLNRKVFFLGQWLRYGGRYPDWNLRLFKHQKGRYENLGTESVPNTGDNEVHEHVILAGQVGYLKHDMIHEDYRNLFHWIERHNRYSNWEARVYYNILTGRGDSGTIGAHLFGDAVQRKRFLKKVWVRLPFKPLLRFILFYFIQLGFLDGKAGYIYARLLSQYEYQINAKLYELSCCGGQLNVAEPEPPLSPPVVRSQETEVKSP